In a single window of the Gemmatimonadota bacterium genome:
- a CDS encoding DoxX family protein, whose product MFRRLLATTDDITPLIARVVLGLVILPHALQKTLGLFGGYGFDGTVGFMTSQGIPLAFAVLAIVAELAGSLGLVLGLIGRVASFGVASVMTVAALMVHRGHFFMNWTGTQGGEGFEFHLLALALASIVMVRGSGRWSLDRAISNVTMPRLSSATPSPASI is encoded by the coding sequence ATGTTCCGCCGCTTGCTTGCCACCACCGACGATATCACCCCGCTCATCGCCCGGGTCGTCCTCGGGCTCGTCATCCTCCCGCACGCGCTACAGAAGACCCTAGGACTCTTCGGGGGCTACGGCTTCGACGGGACCGTGGGCTTCATGACGTCGCAGGGAATTCCGCTGGCCTTCGCCGTGCTCGCCATCGTCGCTGAGCTCGCCGGATCCCTCGGCCTGGTACTCGGCCTCATTGGCCGGGTGGCCTCGTTCGGCGTCGCCTCGGTGATGACTGTCGCCGCGCTAATGGTGCATCGCGGGCACTTCTTCATGAACTGGACCGGCACCCAGGGCGGCGAGGGCTTCGAGTTCCACCTCCTCGCGCTCGCGCTCGCATCGATCGTGATGGTTCGCGGCAGTGGTCGGTGGTCGCTCGACAGGGCCATCAGCAATGTCACGATGCCCCGGCTCAGCTCGGCGACGCCGTCGCCAGCCAGCATCTGA
- a CDS encoding L,D-transpeptidase family protein, translating to MLLLAPALMIALLTPPADTGSAELHTALDTPTNSLMRWGDLGDVRVALRTAYDGHLWEPYWLVGGKPTPAARLVLKEIGSARDRGLDPLDYDATRLAAEVDSLTGRDDSRAARFDIALSAAVVRYALALDRGRVDPRTLHPTLMLKREAFDATAFLADASQAAQPAASFRALEPRFYQYRRLQAALVTYRILAQDSTLLSLPELPRKLKVGTTYAGAPQLRRLLTLIGDLSDSSAVHRAGEGDSIYDKSLEQAIRRFQRRQGFSADGVVGDSTRARLLHPFDERVRSIELTLERWRWLPRRFDVPPIIVNIPGYRLTAFSTAQDVEADMLAMNVVVGAAVKHDTPLLAVDLVAVQFHPSWNVPKSIAKDEILPKARKDPGYLAKEHYELLRGRTVVPAVDSNIRRIGTTVQVRQTPGSWNALGRVKFVMPNAEDIYLHDTPSKGFFARARRDFSHGCIRVSDPMALAAFLLRDRAQWPADSVKSVMTTDSVTRWVPLTARVPVFLVYQTVTVSEAGETFFYGDVYGHDRTLDQVLRKGYPYPAAGVTDLKRSTAVVSAP from the coding sequence ATGCTTCTGCTCGCTCCTGCCCTGATGATTGCGCTGCTCACGCCACCGGCTGACACCGGCAGTGCGGAGCTGCACACCGCCCTCGATACGCCGACCAACTCCCTGATGCGCTGGGGCGACCTCGGTGATGTCCGCGTTGCATTGCGGACCGCCTACGATGGGCACCTCTGGGAGCCGTACTGGCTGGTTGGGGGGAAGCCGACGCCCGCCGCGCGCCTGGTGCTCAAGGAAATCGGCAGCGCCCGGGACCGCGGCCTCGATCCACTCGATTATGACGCCACGCGACTCGCCGCCGAAGTCGACTCACTCACGGGCCGAGACGACAGCCGGGCGGCGCGCTTCGATATCGCGCTGAGCGCCGCCGTCGTCCGCTACGCGCTCGCGCTCGACCGCGGCCGTGTCGATCCACGCACACTGCATCCGACGCTGATGCTCAAGCGCGAAGCCTTCGATGCGACGGCGTTTCTCGCCGACGCAAGTCAGGCCGCCCAGCCGGCCGCGAGTTTTCGCGCGCTCGAGCCCCGGTTCTATCAGTACCGCCGGCTGCAGGCCGCGCTGGTGACCTATCGGATCCTGGCGCAGGACTCCACGCTGCTGTCGTTGCCGGAATTGCCGCGCAAGCTCAAGGTCGGCACCACGTATGCCGGGGCGCCGCAACTGCGCCGCCTGCTCACGCTGATCGGCGACCTCAGCGACAGCTCGGCGGTGCATCGCGCAGGAGAAGGTGATTCGATCTACGACAAGTCACTCGAGCAGGCGATCCGTCGTTTTCAGCGCCGGCAGGGCTTCTCCGCCGATGGCGTCGTGGGCGATTCCACCCGTGCGCGCCTGTTGCATCCTTTCGATGAGCGGGTCCGTTCGATCGAGTTGACGCTGGAACGGTGGCGCTGGCTGCCGCGACGCTTCGATGTGCCGCCGATCATCGTCAACATTCCGGGCTATCGGCTGACCGCGTTCAGCACCGCGCAGGATGTCGAGGCCGACATGCTCGCGATGAACGTGGTAGTCGGTGCAGCCGTGAAGCACGACACCCCGCTGCTCGCCGTGGATCTCGTCGCGGTCCAGTTTCACCCGTCGTGGAATGTTCCGAAGTCGATCGCCAAGGACGAGATCCTTCCCAAGGCGCGGAAGGACCCGGGCTATCTCGCGAAGGAACACTACGAACTGCTGCGCGGCCGGACTGTGGTGCCCGCGGTCGATTCGAATATCCGGCGCATCGGGACGACGGTGCAGGTGCGCCAGACGCCGGGGAGCTGGAACGCGCTCGGACGCGTGAAATTCGTGATGCCGAACGCCGAAGACATCTACCTCCACGACACGCCCTCGAAGGGCTTCTTTGCCCGCGCGCGCCGCGATTTCTCGCACGGCTGCATCCGCGTGAGTGATCCGATGGCGCTGGCGGCCTTCCTGCTGCGCGATCGCGCGCAATGGCCCGCCGATTCGGTGAAGAGCGTGATGACGACCGATTCCGTCACCCGGTGGGTGCCGCTCACGGCCCGGGTACCGGTCTTCCTGGTGTATCAGACGGTGACGGTGAGCGAGGCGGGCGAGACTTTCTTCTACGGGGATGTCTACGGTCACGACCGTACCCTCGATCAGGTCCTCCGGAAGGGCTATCCCTACCCGGCGGCGGGGGTGACTGACCTGAAGCGGTCCACCGCAGTAGTTTCCGCCCCGTGA
- a CDS encoding sialidase family protein: MSLLVACSVAPTESVVPPPARVRIEVMGGNGQVGDPGDSLALPIDIRVTDESGTPLAARRIVWVGANGLPTEDTTQTDPYGRTTVRFVLGDTPGASRLIARPVAATDSVMLDFVTRHDPSADPVIAFDPFLPLDLRTYDGSNETVHPDYVDTPRGSFLVVTPYPQGNRNFENPSFYGGLGSWRWRTPSGLRNPVVQPTGSSYLSDPDLVYNASTSEIWLYYRQVDEGNDIYLVRSTTGVKWSPPVLVVHAPRDQLVSPAVVRRSATEWLMWAVDAGAYGCSATSTKMTVRRSSDGISWGPPTDVTLSAGAPMPWHLDVQWIPSRNEYWGMYSAKPSGSCAPPAMMFARSPDGVAWVVNEAPVVVRGMNEQIADVVYRASFQYDATTDNLRLWISGAAGSGGVYSWHTVYERIRGATLFDGSARLTNPWTFTPSLPLLTEGP; encoded by the coding sequence GTGTCATTACTGGTCGCATGCTCGGTCGCGCCAACCGAATCGGTGGTCCCGCCGCCTGCGCGCGTCCGGATCGAGGTGATGGGTGGCAATGGCCAGGTCGGGGACCCGGGTGACTCACTCGCGCTACCGATCGATATCCGGGTCACGGACGAGAGCGGCACACCGCTCGCCGCGCGTCGTATCGTCTGGGTGGGCGCGAATGGCCTCCCGACGGAGGACACCACCCAGACCGACCCGTATGGGCGGACCACCGTCCGTTTCGTGCTCGGCGACACGCCCGGCGCATCGCGGCTCATTGCCCGCCCCGTGGCGGCGACCGACTCCGTGATGCTCGACTTTGTGACTCGTCACGATCCGTCTGCTGACCCGGTGATTGCGTTCGACCCGTTCTTGCCGCTCGATCTCCGCACCTACGACGGCTCCAACGAGACCGTGCATCCGGACTATGTCGATACTCCGCGAGGCAGCTTCCTCGTGGTGACGCCGTATCCGCAGGGAAACCGGAACTTCGAGAACCCGTCGTTCTACGGCGGCCTCGGGAGCTGGCGCTGGCGCACCCCCAGCGGACTTCGAAACCCGGTCGTCCAACCGACGGGCTCGAGCTATCTCTCCGACCCCGATCTGGTCTACAACGCCTCGACGAGTGAGATCTGGCTCTATTATCGACAGGTAGACGAGGGCAACGACATCTATCTGGTGCGCAGCACGACCGGGGTGAAGTGGTCGCCGCCAGTGCTCGTCGTACACGCCCCGCGAGATCAGCTGGTGTCGCCTGCCGTCGTGCGACGCAGCGCCACGGAATGGCTGATGTGGGCGGTTGATGCGGGGGCCTATGGCTGCTCGGCGACCAGCACGAAGATGACGGTCCGTCGTTCCTCGGACGGCATCAGCTGGGGCCCTCCCACGGACGTTACCCTCTCGGCCGGCGCGCCGATGCCGTGGCACCTCGACGTGCAGTGGATCCCCTCACGCAACGAGTACTGGGGTATGTATAGCGCGAAGCCGAGCGGGAGCTGCGCACCCCCCGCAATGATGTTCGCCCGTTCGCCGGATGGCGTGGCGTGGGTGGTCAACGAGGCACCAGTCGTTGTGCGAGGCATGAACGAGCAGATTGCTGATGTGGTGTACCGCGCCTCCTTTCAGTACGACGCAACCACTGACAACCTGCGGCTCTGGATTTCCGGCGCTGCCGGGAGCGGCGGGGTCTACAGCTGGCACACGGTCTACGAACGGATCAGAGGGGCGACGCTCTTTGACGGGTCGGCACGACTGACCAACCCCTGGACCTTTACCCCATCGCTGCCATTGCTGACAGAGGGCCCCTAG
- a CDS encoding DEAD/DEAH box helicase — protein sequence MTTFAELGLAPAVTEALTALGYEEPTPIQVEAIPPLLQGRDVLGQAATGTGKTAAFALPLLQRLPTGAARASKPAVLVLVPTRELAMQVAEAFHRYGRPFGAIVVPIYGGQAFDQQIRALRRGVHVVVATPGRALDHIRRSTLDLSGLMAVVLDEADEMLDMGFADELETILEAVPEVRQTALFSATLAPRIAKIAERHLKNPERILVARQAAVAGAEPRVRQTAYVVARAHKVQALARILDLEAPTLALVFCRTRTEVDTLGETLGGHGMRVEMLHGGMTQDQRDRVMKKTRAGKIDLLVATDVAARGLDIDHLSHVVNFNVPESPAAYVHRIGRTGRAGREGVAITLIEPREHRLLRNIEAATRQKIVTAQLPTVMDVQARRLEVTTATIREALLAGETDRYRVVVESLSNEFDVMDIAMAAVQLVHAAGAGAGAADDADIPAPMERSERPKDSAKKPRPPRTAGMSRIYVGAGRKNNLRPTDLVGAIVNEAKVDARAIGTIEITDKFALVELPEELIEKVVAALRASTIKGKRLTVRRDMAGGRRA from the coding sequence GTGACCACCTTCGCGGAACTCGGGCTCGCGCCCGCCGTCACCGAGGCGCTTACCGCCCTGGGCTACGAAGAGCCGACGCCGATCCAGGTCGAGGCGATTCCGCCGCTGCTGCAGGGGCGGGATGTGCTCGGTCAGGCAGCGACCGGCACCGGCAAGACGGCGGCCTTCGCGTTGCCGCTGCTGCAGCGGTTGCCGACCGGGGCAGCGCGCGCGTCGAAGCCGGCCGTGCTGGTGCTGGTCCCGACCCGCGAATTGGCAATGCAGGTCGCCGAGGCGTTCCATCGCTACGGCCGGCCGTTCGGCGCAATCGTGGTACCGATCTACGGCGGCCAGGCCTTCGATCAGCAGATTCGCGCGCTCCGACGCGGCGTTCACGTGGTGGTGGCGACCCCGGGTCGTGCGCTCGATCATATCCGTCGCAGCACGCTCGATCTGAGCGGACTGATGGCGGTCGTCCTCGACGAAGCCGATGAGATGCTCGACATGGGCTTTGCCGACGAGCTCGAGACCATTCTCGAGGCGGTGCCCGAAGTGCGCCAGACGGCGCTCTTCTCGGCCACCCTTGCGCCGCGGATCGCGAAGATTGCCGAACGGCATCTCAAGAATCCTGAACGGATCCTGGTCGCGCGTCAGGCAGCAGTCGCCGGGGCCGAGCCACGGGTGCGGCAAACGGCGTACGTGGTAGCCCGCGCCCACAAGGTGCAGGCGCTCGCGCGGATTCTCGATCTCGAGGCGCCGACGCTGGCGCTGGTGTTCTGTCGTACCCGGACCGAGGTCGATACCCTCGGCGAGACCCTGGGCGGACACGGGATGCGCGTCGAGATGCTGCACGGCGGCATGACGCAGGATCAGCGCGATCGGGTGATGAAGAAGACTCGCGCCGGCAAGATCGATTTGCTGGTGGCGACCGATGTCGCCGCGCGCGGGCTCGACATCGACCACCTTTCGCACGTGGTCAACTTCAATGTGCCGGAGTCACCGGCGGCGTATGTCCACCGGATCGGCCGCACCGGCCGCGCTGGGCGTGAGGGCGTCGCAATCACGCTCATCGAGCCGCGTGAACATCGCCTGCTTCGCAACATCGAAGCGGCGACCCGGCAGAAGATCGTCACCGCGCAGCTCCCCACCGTGATGGATGTGCAGGCGCGGCGTCTCGAGGTCACCACGGCGACAATTCGCGAGGCACTGCTCGCGGGCGAGACGGATCGGTATCGCGTGGTCGTGGAGTCGCTCTCCAACGAATTTGATGTCATGGACATCGCGATGGCCGCGGTGCAGCTGGTGCACGCAGCGGGTGCCGGAGCCGGCGCGGCCGATGACGCCGATATCCCGGCGCCGATGGAGCGCTCCGAACGCCCCAAGGATTCCGCCAAGAAGCCGCGGCCGCCTCGGACAGCCGGGATGTCACGGATCTATGTCGGAGCCGGGCGGAAGAACAACCTGCGACCCACCGATCTGGTGGGGGCGATTGTCAATGAAGCGAAGGTCGATGCACGTGCCATCGGTACCATCGAGATTACCGACAAGTTTGCGTTGGTGGAACTGCCGGAAGAATTGATCGAGAAGGTGGTCGCCGCGTTGCGCGCCAGCACGATCAAGGGAAAGCGCTTGACCGTGCGGCGCGACATGGCGGGGGGCCGACGGGCCTAG
- a CDS encoding DUF882 domain-containing protein translates to MTIRALLAPTGRLASGLLLLVGLIGRAAAEPVDTTRGLLSFLGKSGKLRIIPSQAARVLRLPALERLFASHGSDLDPGFHDAEMAAPDGEAVHLLSLVPFAAKEHGLLGGYRLGVWPGERNGQEAVPDGFIPVTLDNLNLAVSKRFHLADFVTHDQPTVWPKYLVLEPRLLDKLELLADALEAAGRSAHLVVMSGFRTPQYNAKGVGRLGGRARDSQHMYGNAADVFVDGDDNGRMDDLNRDGRVNRADAQWLLTLAESIELAHPDLIGGLSAYKPTKAHGPFLHVDVRGVRARW, encoded by the coding sequence GTGACGATTCGAGCGCTCCTCGCCCCGACCGGCCGCCTGGCGTCCGGCCTGCTCCTCCTCGTCGGCCTGATCGGCCGCGCGGCGGCGGAGCCCGTGGACACCACCCGTGGGCTCCTCTCCTTCCTGGGGAAAAGCGGTAAGCTCAGGATCATCCCCTCGCAGGCGGCCAGAGTCCTCCGGCTGCCGGCGCTCGAACGCCTCTTTGCTTCGCACGGCAGCGACCTCGACCCCGGCTTCCACGACGCCGAGATGGCCGCCCCCGACGGCGAAGCAGTGCACCTGCTCTCACTGGTGCCATTCGCGGCCAAGGAGCATGGGCTGCTGGGGGGCTACCGCCTCGGCGTCTGGCCCGGCGAGCGAAATGGCCAGGAAGCGGTGCCGGATGGCTTCATCCCGGTCACGCTCGACAACCTGAACCTCGCGGTCTCCAAGCGATTCCACCTTGCCGACTTCGTCACCCACGACCAACCGACGGTCTGGCCGAAGTATCTGGTGCTCGAGCCCCGCCTCCTCGACAAGCTCGAGCTCCTTGCAGATGCGCTCGAGGCCGCGGGTCGCTCGGCGCATCTGGTTGTGATGTCCGGCTTCCGCACCCCCCAGTACAACGCCAAGGGTGTGGGTCGCCTGGGCGGACGGGCCAGGGACTCGCAGCATATGTATGGCAATGCCGCGGACGTCTTCGTCGATGGCGACGACAACGGCCGTATGGATGACCTCAACCGCGACGGCCGCGTCAACCGTGCCGACGCGCAATGGCTGCTCACGCTGGCCGAGAGCATCGAGCTGGCACACCCCGATCTCATTGGGGGCCTCTCGGCCTACAAGCCCACGAAGGCCCACGGCCCGTTCCTGCACGTCGATGTTCGCGGGGTCCGAGCCCGCTGGTAA
- a CDS encoding MarR family transcriptional regulator — MTDESATPSTSQLQAEIGQTRPFGSAAQEALLGISHTASILDRVITRALAPSKISPAQYNVLRILRGAGGAGLPTLAIRCRMIDPSAAITRLVDKLEEAGLASRSRASDDRREVRCRITPEGLALLAELDPIMARIEGEVGHELPAAELKALIHALDQIRNALE, encoded by the coding sequence ATGACCGACGAGTCCGCGACCCCGTCGACTTCGCAGCTGCAAGCGGAGATCGGCCAGACCCGACCCTTCGGGAGCGCTGCCCAGGAGGCGCTCCTCGGCATTTCGCACACCGCTTCGATCCTCGATCGCGTGATCACCCGTGCGCTCGCGCCGTCCAAGATTTCGCCGGCCCAGTACAACGTCCTGCGAATTCTTCGCGGCGCCGGCGGCGCCGGGCTGCCGACCCTCGCCATTCGCTGCCGGATGATCGACCCCTCGGCCGCCATCACTCGACTCGTCGACAAGCTCGAGGAAGCCGGACTCGCCAGCCGCTCGCGTGCCTCCGATGACCGGCGCGAGGTGCGCTGCCGGATTACCCCGGAAGGGCTGGCGCTGCTCGCCGAGCTTGATCCGATCATGGCCCGCATCGAGGGGGAAGTCGGTCATGAACTTCCCGCTGCCGAGCTGAAAGCGCTGATTCACGCCCTGGATCAGATCAGAAACGCCCTGGAATAG
- a CDS encoding metalloregulator ArsR/SmtB family transcription factor has protein sequence MTSRRMATEALDEIAERFRALGEPARLALLEALRDGERTVTELVALSGQTQANVSRHLAILHAAGLVTRRREGVYVHYVVADAEVWQLCDLVCSRLLRGADAMRRAVG, from the coding sequence ATGACGTCGCGACGGATGGCCACCGAGGCACTCGACGAAATCGCCGAGCGCTTTCGCGCCCTCGGCGAACCGGCGCGACTGGCGTTACTGGAGGCGTTACGGGATGGCGAGCGCACCGTGACGGAGCTGGTGGCGCTGAGCGGGCAGACCCAGGCGAACGTCTCGCGGCACCTGGCGATCCTGCACGCCGCCGGCCTGGTTACCCGGCGACGCGAAGGGGTTTACGTACACTATGTCGTCGCGGACGCCGAAGTGTGGCAGCTCTGTGACCTCGTCTGCAGTCGGCTCCTGCGCGGTGCCGATGCGATGCGTCGTGCGGTCGGCTGA
- a CDS encoding sulfite exporter TauE/SafE family protein, whose amino-acid sequence MILLGLLGFIAVGISLGLLGGGGSILAVPVLVHLMGLPAKVAVPMSLPVVGIAAAAGAWARWRKGQLQLKTVALFAACAMTASYLAARIGTQIADRPRLILFALVMLVAASAMWYRSRRQPTQPVPDDAVPVVAAPMRVIPAAVAVGSLTGLVGVGGGFLIVPALAGVLGLPMAAATATSLAVIALNTVAAGAGWIGRVSLDWRTTAAVTAAALVGMAIGTRFAPRFAARTLTRAFAVLLLALAIFMLWQEFRTPTPVS is encoded by the coding sequence GTGATCCTCCTCGGCCTCCTCGGCTTCATCGCCGTCGGGATTTCCCTTGGCCTGCTCGGCGGCGGCGGATCGATCCTCGCTGTCCCTGTTCTCGTGCACCTCATGGGATTGCCCGCCAAAGTTGCCGTCCCGATGTCGCTGCCGGTGGTCGGCATTGCGGCGGCGGCCGGAGCCTGGGCTCGCTGGCGCAAGGGTCAGCTACAGCTCAAGACCGTGGCGCTCTTCGCGGCCTGTGCCATGACCGCGTCCTACCTCGCGGCGCGCATCGGCACCCAGATCGCCGACCGGCCGCGGCTGATCCTGTTCGCGCTGGTGATGCTGGTTGCTGCCTCGGCGATGTGGTACCGCTCTCGTCGGCAACCGACGCAGCCTGTTCCGGACGATGCGGTTCCTGTTGTCGCGGCACCCATGAGGGTGATCCCCGCGGCTGTCGCGGTCGGGTCGCTCACCGGCCTCGTCGGCGTGGGTGGTGGCTTCCTCATCGTCCCCGCCCTCGCTGGTGTCCTCGGCCTCCCGATGGCCGCTGCCACGGCCACCTCGCTCGCGGTGATCGCACTCAACACGGTCGCCGCCGGTGCCGGCTGGATTGGTCGCGTCTCGCTCGACTGGCGGACCACTGCGGCGGTGACCGCCGCGGCACTGGTCGGGATGGCGATCGGGACGCGATTCGCACCGCGCTTCGCGGCACGCACCCTGACCCGCGCGTTTGCGGTGCTGCTGCTGGCACTGGCGATCTTCATGTTGTGGCAGGAATTCCGAACGCCGACTCCCGTCTCGTGA
- a CDS encoding SnoaL-like domain-containing protein, producing MSNRDAAHDLVHLVTTGKLLDAFEKYYDEGVVMQENRKEPMIGKSANREREVEFVNSIEAVHSMSAPDVLVDGDQVVIHWIGDVTLKGGYRITMDQLAHQTWKGGKIINERFVYDTAA from the coding sequence ATGTCAAACCGTGATGCTGCCCACGACCTCGTGCATCTGGTCACGACGGGCAAGCTGCTGGATGCCTTCGAGAAGTACTACGACGAGGGCGTGGTGATGCAGGAGAATCGCAAGGAACCGATGATCGGGAAGTCGGCCAACCGTGAGCGTGAGGTGGAGTTCGTGAACTCGATCGAGGCGGTGCATTCGATGAGCGCGCCCGATGTGCTGGTCGACGGCGACCAGGTGGTGATCCACTGGATCGGCGATGTCACCCTCAAGGGTGGCTACCGGATCACGATGGACCAGCTGGCTCACCAGACCTGGAAGGGTGGCAAGATCATCAACGAGCGCTTCGTCTACGATACCGCGGCGTAG
- a CDS encoding S1/P1 nuclease, which produces MRPLLRSALIAALTLGAVHPALSATVHAGNVRRWGIMGHRIVARVAEGRLTPAAAAEVARLLDGAGIPSVANWADSFRVKHPETGVWHYVDIPTWEKSYDSVRDCKDGGCVIAALNTKIAILSDKRRSKDERAEALRFVVHFVGDMHQPLHSGERADKGGNDVKLTFEGRATNLHSVWDSGILTAIGESEDAFVERINQRLATRGDLRIIASGSITDWAMESHDVARDVVYNFVPPSLVLDASYRSAVRPVLEDRLLRAGVRLAAVLNRALGQ; this is translated from the coding sequence ATGCGCCCACTGCTCCGCTCTGCCCTGATCGCGGCCCTGACCCTCGGCGCCGTTCACCCTGCGCTCTCCGCGACCGTTCACGCTGGCAACGTTCGCCGTTGGGGCATCATGGGTCATCGCATCGTGGCGCGGGTGGCCGAGGGTCGCCTCACCCCGGCCGCCGCCGCCGAGGTGGCCCGGTTGCTCGATGGTGCCGGGATCCCGTCGGTCGCCAACTGGGCCGACTCCTTCCGGGTCAAGCATCCCGAGACGGGCGTCTGGCACTATGTCGATATCCCTACCTGGGAAAAGAGCTACGACTCGGTCCGCGACTGCAAGGACGGAGGCTGTGTCATTGCTGCCCTCAATACGAAGATCGCGATCCTGAGTGACAAACGTCGCTCAAAGGACGAGCGCGCCGAGGCATTGCGCTTCGTGGTGCATTTCGTGGGAGACATGCACCAGCCCCTCCACTCCGGCGAACGCGCCGACAAGGGGGGCAATGACGTGAAGCTCACCTTCGAGGGGCGCGCCACGAACCTGCATTCGGTCTGGGATAGCGGGATTCTGACGGCGATCGGCGAGAGCGAGGATGCCTTCGTGGAGCGGATCAATCAGCGACTCGCGACGCGCGGCGATCTGCGAATCATTGCGTCGGGAAGCATCACTGACTGGGCGATGGAATCGCACGATGTCGCGCGTGATGTGGTCTACAACTTCGTCCCGCCCTCGCTCGTGCTCGATGCGAGCTACCGCTCCGCCGTTCGCCCGGTGCTGGAAGACCGACTGCTGCGAGCCGGCGTGCGCCTCGCAGCAGTCCTGAATCGGGCCCTCGGCCAGTAA
- a CDS encoding rhodanese-like domain-containing protein, whose translation MLVRRFYDDRLAQASYLIACQRTGEGIVIDPARDITPYLEAARDEGVRITRVTETHIHADFVSGARELAARTGATPLLSAEGGPDWQYGWAASDGATLLHDGDVISLGGVRLEVWHTPGHTPEHLAFVVVDSARSEEPVALVSGDFVFVGDVGRPDLLEKAAHIAGTMAAGARELFASLQRLASLPDHVQIWPGHGAGSACGKALGAMPTSTLGYERRTNWAFAISDEATFVASVLEGQPAPPSYFGTMKRINRDGPRVLGAQGAVAQLPAEQLATALLETAVVDLRPFAQYAEGHVRGTLNLPLIKAFTTWAGWLLRYDRDITLISPDERSTAEARRALASIGLDRVRGAFDTTVIDVARHDSRDARVTKGDVTTAESLMDAGRTVIDLREASEWNAGHIPGAEHHPLGTLADAMAGVDRDTPLAIHCQSGTRSAIGASLLDQLGFTDVIDLTGGWTAWSAAARKATA comes from the coding sequence ATGCTCGTCCGTCGATTCTATGATGACCGCCTGGCGCAGGCGAGTTACCTGATTGCCTGTCAGCGCACGGGCGAAGGGATCGTGATCGACCCCGCGCGCGACATCACACCATATCTCGAGGCGGCTCGCGACGAAGGCGTGCGCATCACTCGCGTCACCGAGACGCATATCCACGCCGATTTCGTCTCCGGCGCTCGCGAGCTGGCCGCGCGCACTGGTGCGACGCCGCTCCTCTCTGCCGAAGGCGGCCCTGACTGGCAATACGGCTGGGCGGCCTCCGACGGAGCGACATTGCTGCACGATGGCGACGTGATCTCGCTCGGTGGCGTCCGTCTCGAAGTGTGGCACACGCCGGGTCATACACCCGAGCATCTCGCGTTCGTCGTGGTCGATAGTGCCCGCAGCGAAGAACCGGTCGCGCTCGTCTCGGGGGACTTCGTCTTCGTGGGTGATGTCGGCCGCCCCGACCTGCTCGAGAAGGCCGCTCACATCGCCGGCACGATGGCCGCCGGCGCGCGCGAACTCTTTGCCTCCCTCCAGCGGCTTGCGTCGCTTCCCGACCACGTGCAGATCTGGCCGGGGCACGGCGCGGGCTCGGCGTGTGGCAAGGCGCTCGGAGCGATGCCAACGAGCACGCTCGGCTACGAACGTCGTACCAACTGGGCCTTCGCGATTTCCGACGAGGCGACCTTCGTCGCCAGCGTGCTCGAAGGCCAGCCTGCTCCGCCCAGCTATTTCGGCACGATGAAGCGGATCAATCGCGACGGCCCGCGCGTGCTCGGTGCGCAGGGAGCCGTGGCTCAGCTCCCGGCAGAGCAGCTGGCGACAGCGCTGCTGGAAACAGCGGTCGTCGATCTGCGCCCATTTGCTCAATACGCCGAAGGCCACGTCCGCGGCACGCTGAATCTGCCGCTCATCAAGGCGTTCACGACCTGGGCCGGGTGGCTGCTTCGCTACGACCGCGACATCACCCTCATCTCCCCGGATGAGCGCAGCACCGCCGAGGCGCGCCGGGCGCTCGCTTCAATCGGGCTCGATCGCGTGCGCGGAGCGTTCGACACGACAGTAATCGACGTGGCCCGACACGACTCACGCGACGCGCGGGTAACGAAGGGTGATGTGACGACGGCCGAGTCATTGATGGATGCGGGCAGGACGGTGATCGACCTGCGCGAGGCAAGCGAGTGGAACGCCGGTCACATCCCGGGGGCAGAACATCACCCTCTCGGCACGCTCGCCGACGCGATGGCAGGGGTCGACCGTGATACGCCGCTCGCCATCCACTGCCAGAGCGGCACTCGATCGGCAATCGGTGCGTCGCTGCTCGATCAGCTCGGCTTCACCGATGTGATCGACCTGACCGGTGGCTGGACGGCGTGGTCCGCCGCGGCCAGGAAGGCAACGGCATGA